CCTCGGATTTGGAATATGCTGATACAACTTTTTGTTCAAGATTTTGGACTTATGATTAATGCATGTATGTTATTGAATACACATCAGAAAGCATGCTTAAATTTTATTAAggtttttcatatcaaatattttgatgataAGGTTTTggctgtaaaaaaatataatattttcctgacgtttgtttcattaaaaaatattatatttataagtaattgCAACTaccattaaaaataaacataggacaatatttaaaaaagataatgtatgaaactaaaaaaaattgtatgtacAGTTTAAATCTATCTTAAGATATGCTGAtataatttttcataatttctttgGCAGGATTTGATGTCCGCCAATCGCAGCAGCTCTCTGCAGCCTACCAAGATGATGGGAACATGAGTGACACGCCCACCGACATTCTCGTCAGTGCTCAGCCAACCGACAAGCTCACTGCAGCCTCGTGGAGACATCGGCAGAGGCGGGGCTCTGCAGGGTCAGACGCGTCCAACTCATCGTTCAGCGATATTGACGAGCAAATCAGTTCTGCAGTGAGAAAGAGGTCCAAGTCTGCTGACGGAAGAGGTaggataaaaataaatttgggGACTTGTTTGTCTTTATAGGAAATATCTCATTGTTTTAATTCTTCACAAAGTCTCATGATATTGTCTACACCTTAATGGTGTCATCGACCATCATTGTCACAAACAGTGTGATGCAAAACATTTGGCATGCTTTTCAAATCTTACACCCATACaattggtttttattttttacaaattacaaaatgatttcattaactcttttcaaactatttttaaattaagaatcCAGGGATTAGAATCATCTGTGTATTTGTTTCTGAACTACCAGTACAGATATGTTTTGATGCAGTCTTagacttttaaaatgttttacacagAGGAGCTGGCACCCTGGTGTAAAGTTAAGGGATTTATGTTACAAGCCATTCTATTCCATGACAATTATAGTGATAAGTTGTAAATGTAACACTAGGCAAATACATTACATGATAGTTATTATACTTCTTAACTATTTTATGTGTATACaaaaaatttacaaaaataaatatatgatgcAACATGATTATACTGAAagataatgaatatttaaaaaaatgatcatgAAATATGTTCTGTTTGATACAGAGATCCTACGCAGGATGGGTCCGACTGGTATGACATCAGGGGAGAAGACTCTGTCCCGCACAATCTCCCCGGCCCCTGCAGGTCTGCGTACGGTGACCACACGACCCCTCATCACCCAGCACAACAAATCCTCACTCTCACTCTCCACCAGGTAAAGGCTTGTTGCTGTAACTGTCGTTAACCTTAATAGATTGTAGATAAGTCTTCATCGAACGGCGACTTGCGATGTAGTTTCTACTTTCAAAGTATCTCTACTCCAGAATGCTGAGTAGAAAGCACTGAAATGTTCATTGAGCTATTGTTTCTGTGCTGAAAGCTACTGAGTTGAACTTATCAGTTATTGAAgttatttctttttcagttgTCATCATAACTTATAAAAAAGTGTCAGAGTTTGCATCTTGACAAAACCAAACATATTATTTCCCATATGTGTGTTCCAGCCTGACCTCCTTGACATCTGGTCTGCGACCTTTCGCCCCACGTAGCCCTGGAGATCTGCAAGTCAACGACGTTATCAAGTTTTCCCGGCAAGGCGGCAAGTTGAGCCAGGGCACCATCAAGTTCATTGGGCACTTGCCAGGACGCGGGGACATCTACCTGGGCGTCGAACTGGACAAAGAAGGTACAGACTGGGGTTTATTTAGGGTCACATATTACGTCAAGAAAGGGGTCAACTGCTACtaaaattgcttttttaaataacatgggTGTGTGTCATTCCCTTGTTTTAAAGAtgagacatttttttgttttctgcatcttAAGATGCAATTACCGTATGCATGTAATGATGaaattatatgtacatgtttattttgggggaggggggcaaatataagtaatgatgaTATCTGTGCTATAATAGCTCATCAGGTATATGTAAATCCACCTGTATGTTCATTTTTGTGTGCAATAGATCTGATACATGTTGCCGTGTAATGATTTAAAGGTTGGTTAAAACATATCTAATATGTATCATGAGGTCTGAAAATGAACCATTTACATCCATGTTTAAAACTTTTGCACACTTTATTTCAGATGGAAAACATGATGGTGTTTTTGAGGACATTCGCTATTTTAAATGGTACgtcattttaattttcagtgatatatgaaataatatacaattacTGACTAAGGTACCATTGAATATGATGTGATATTCTGGTAGGAAGTCATATTGACCAAGGCACAGTCTAGGGCAGTGTTTTTTCACCAGTGAATCACACAGATTATATTCTGTTATTCCCTAGtcaacaactgttttattatataaaaagagTAATTTCATATCCAAGTGCATCATAATCACACAAGACAAAATATCAAGcattaaatgtttatgataaagCTGATAAACATGCCCTTTAACAgtctttttcaatgacatcatttcTTGAATAACATCATTTTCGACTTCATAAAAAGTAGGTGGTATATGACGTCGCTGGCTTTCACCAAGCTACGTCCGCCCAACGATTGTTTTGTAACTGATAGACAGGGTATCATTTGGGCGCTATCTATAGGCCATGAATATGAAAACCCAACctcatgaaatattgaatatattttgcattgccCATTATGCTTTAGACCAACTAAGAAACTGTTTATAGGTcataaaattaacataattatgaagcTCTACATGTATTTTCTAAATTCCAATTGAGTTACTGAACAAATTTTTGAAGTTCAACAATAAATGGTTtgcataataaatgatataatgttaaatgtaaattcgAGTGTAGTCTATATTTGCTTATATGCAAAGTACACATTGGAAAATACTATTAAAGGCTTTTAAATGCAAGTGGCACTTTAATATTCAAGATTTGCTATGTTTCTCGATTTCAGTAAGCCAACCAAGGGTGTATTTGTGGCGTACAATAAGGTTGTGATGGCCTGGACATCATACTGACCACTGACCAACCACATTGACTGTCCAGTATGGTCAGCAAGCAACACAAGAAATACTGACCAAACCTACTGACCAAACATGGTTACCCTGAGCGATGATGTGATTGGACTATATATCTTGGTTGTTACACACATAACACGCAGACAAAGACAGTACCATTCAGTTTGTAAATTGagaatagaaaatgtttttgaattccCCATCTGTGTGTGTTATATtcatcaatgtacatgtactattaTCATATCCCCCTTTACAGATGTAAAGGGATTTTATGTTCACCTTATTTACTGTGATATTTCCATGTCATCTggccatttatttattttggtctgtgatatgtttacatatgttttgctcataatgtacatttttatgcCTTAACATACATTCATGATTTagttataagaatatttttgataaagctATATTTTAGGATGTGAAACATGTACATTCTACTGATGTTTGTTACGCTAGTCTTGATATAGATAGTTGTATTTACATTCATGTAACTGTCGGgaagatatgtttgttttctaacccttgaataaatgtatttgttaatcCTGGGGGATCAATGTCTCAGCTGTGTAGTATTGCTTTTGCTGATAGCTTTCATAGACTTTAGGTTTAAGCTATTTTTGCTGTATGCTTTGTTTGATAGTAATAAACCGTCTCCTTGTGTCCAACccaatgattttaatttaagtttgtcAGCAACTTAAGTATTTGTGCTTtatgtttatcttattttatatattatttacataattgctTGATCTTGAACAAGATAGTTTTGTTCAAACACGGTATCCGTCCTACAGTTTACTTAGTTATTCATGTTACAGTAAAATCATATGAGTGAACATTGTCAGTCAGATCTGGGAGTTGtattgttattggtcccaggtcagatccattttctatttattatgtgatatttttaatcCACTTTTAAATGTTGCTTTATGACAGATTCTACATTGAGAGCCCATTTACAGACTTATACTGTCGTAATATTCACACAAGATatctaatattttaattttctctCTTATGTTTACATGATACCGTCCTCGCTTTGCAGATGTTGCATTTTATgatcactttttttattttttatggatGTTAGAGTATTTTTGAGtagatttatttgtattttaatgtagCTGTTTAACATTTCGAGTGAGAAAGAATAAACATTCGGAACCACAACTGTTGTATGAGTTACACTCCGTCTCTCACCCACATACATCCTCCATAAGGATAAATTTATATCCATTTGTAATAACTTTAGGTTTAAGTTTGTTGTTGTAAAATGAAACAGTCAAATATTGTGGTGCTGTTGTAGTGCAAAACAAGAGGCAATGGTCATTACCCAAAAACCACCAAAACTAAACTTGCTACATATGGTCACGATGACTCGCTACATATGGTCACGATGACTCGCTACATATGGTCACGATGACTCGCTACATATGGTCACGATGACTCGCTACATATGGTCACGATGACTCGCTACATATGGTCACGATGACTCTCTACATATGGTCACTGACAAAAAGCACATGTGCACCAAGTCCTATAACTCTGAACTGTGCTGGGCAATGCCCCCTCATAAAAAATTGACCGGCGTTTTGGCACACACTTGCTATGATGTTGTAGGCTGTTAAACGTTCCAATGATATGCAACACTTGCTAAGCTGTTGgtttcaaaaatgcaaaattcCGGTATGCCAAATGCATTACAACGTTACCTGGCTTGCTAAAATCCCACCTATTGCAATGTATACCAAACACTGCATGGGAGCCTTCGTGGtgaaaaggttgattttttttccaaggTCACCCTTCTCggttttagaagaaaaaaggTAACGTGGTATTGAAGATGGATTGCTTGTAAGAGTGCACCAAAGATCGTATTAAAACTGTGACAATACTTGATGTTCTTAACATTTAtacaaactttttatgtagTTCTAAGAACAGTAACGGAAAACGAATACTGTCAGTTCACACGGTCGTAGAGAGCAGGATAGTTTGGGACAAGTCAGCATTCGTCTCATGAAAACGTTTCATTCATGAAATGCCGGAAATAGGATTTTCCCTGTTAAACCGTACTTGAAAGTGTTCAGCTCCACTCCTGAAAGAACTTAAACACTTAACTGCCCCCGTCCCTGGCTTTCACAATAAATGCTTTCAAGAAGGATTCatactgtttttattgttttatctttctGAAAGACCTATAACTATCAATGCGAGTGTAAGCTTTCAAAGAAATCAATTATATAGCTcggtttattttaaatttcattcactttttgtaaataattgatttgCAGTTCGTAGGAGCGGATTGTGGCGTCTTCTTAAACACAGTCCCAATAGCATGGACTCTATTGGGGTTTGTTCAATGTTCAAATTGGTTCGATGcgtgtttaaacaaaatgtaaatgacCTATTCAAAGTATGGGCTGTTTGAAACCTTGTATAGGAATTTGGCAGTGTTGTATAGTGTATACCAGCTATAGGTATAATACACATCGGGAAACTCTTAATATGCTAGATCCGATATTGatattttggttaaaacattttaatcccAGGTTGACATTGTggcttataaataaatactgtttttttcttacTGGGACTTCAAAATAACCTTATTTAAAGCAAAGCATATTTAAGTGTGACTGGATATTTGAAACATGACTATAAGTGTGCATAAAGGTACGTATCATTTTCCACTGTCGTAGCTTGAAATTTTAGACAAAATGTTCCAGCAAATTGTACATACAAATGGGTAATGTGTGTTGGAATGAAACTCTGGTCTACATGTTTAACATTAGAATATTAATACTTATTCAAATGCGAGCATATCAATGTTATTATattcaatgcaataaaacatatttattctgTTTACTGAGATGCAAAAATGAATGCGCCAtgtgcaaataaataaaataataatgtgtcTGAGTAGATCGGAAGGGTTGTATGGTTTATACAAAGGAGGTGATCATGAAGTCATGTCGACTAGTTTAATGTCGGCTTGACATATGGCAATCACTATTTCCACTTGTTCACTAGATAAGTCGACGTTATTAACTAGATAAGTCGACGTTATTAACTAGATAAGTCGACGTTTTTATCGGGACACGTGGTTTCAACTCACACGTCGACATAGAACAAGTCGACAGGACCACATGAACTGTATATACCTATTTATCTATAGACCATATagatgtatatacatgtactcgtATATAACCACGGAGTGAGCCAGCAAATCTCAAAAGATTCCCTGGTTgtaatcattttataaaatattcatcaatctTTCGTTTTATCTCAGTAGAAGGGGTTGTTGAGAAAATTGCAAATCAATAGCGGAATGAAGATATAGGTTCAATTTATCTTAACCCGATACCCATATAATTGTTTGAGTAAACAGGTTTGGAAGTTATCAATTACTACGCAAAATTGGAGTTAAATGGAGGTTGTTGCTTTATTGATAAGAGTAAGTGTTAAATGCGAGTTATATACTGTTTGTGAACATCATGGTAATTATTTCATCATGTTAACAACAAGATTTATTGGTATTAAAGTAACATAACtatagctaaagaacttcagcgaacacgttacaCATTACCTTTTAAGACGTGTTGaacacattaaacaaattaatatctgcaataaagttatggaagccagaattatcataaatgcatatttatttttttagttttattcttTACAGCTGTGATTTAAACGGATACAATACAGGTAGATgccaaacaattttatttcattttaatgcattactCTTTGTAACTCATTTGTCTTTTacgatcaaaacaaaaacaagtatgATTTgcgtacagataaaaaatagtaacctttataaaaaatccacaattaatagctacgtagCCCATTGTAGCCGCAAAATCCTAATATCgctaatatataatttatatctttatatattacaaattatatgcttgtttttgttttaatcattaaactACTTAAACATACTACttcattaaaaaatgcattaaccTATATCGTGTCCCCTTTATATCGTGTCCCCTTTAAATCCGAAAGATCTAAGAAGCGGGTTGTTGCAGTAAACATATTGTATGTGAAATGTCGTTTCTCGgtcattgtttttatcatgGAACGCCTATTAATGGAATATTTCTTGGAGATGATTACTTATGGTGGACGACACGTTACCCTCTTACACTATGATATACATATGGGCCATTCGAAGATTGAAGCATTCAAATCATTTTCGAAGACCGTATAGTTCGTCAAACAAATAAGTGttggttttaataaattttgtaatttcgaattatttttttgtggaTGTTCTAGTTTAATGATAATTCCGATGCCTAAACTGAAGGGGCAATAATACCAGGTTTCCCTTGCACGATGATACGAACTAATGGTTATGAGGAGTTTATCTCATGGTGATTTAAAACACCTGAACTAAAAACACATACTCACACCGTGGCAATTTTGAAGGTAAAggcattttaaacaaattattcagATAAAAACATGCCTGAAGTTGGTCgcttatatacattttgtttgtttcaggcAAACCACAAGGACACGCCTGATGTTGTGGAGTGTATGAGCTTGTCTGAGTCTGCGGGCGGCGGGCGGTGATGGAGGTGCTAACGGTGCCCGCGTCCATGCAGCCACGGACGGAGGGCACCCAGTTCATCATCCGCACCTTCCCAAGTGATTCCCTGGGGCTGGCACCTGAGTTTTGTCGCAGCCCACTCTGTCAGGCCATCTGTGAGAGGGACCCGTACCGGACGTTACGTTACATTAAACGTGGGGAGAACATTAACGTCACGTGCAGCAAAACCGGAAATACGCTTTTGCACGTGATTATGGTCGAAGCTAGTCCAATTTCCGAAACTCAATATGTACCTATTGTGTATCAGCTTTCAAACGCGGATGTGAAGTTcgatgtcaaaaacaatgatggtGTTTCACCACTACAGCTTGcaatcaaaatgcatttattagaACTCATGGTGTCGCTCATCAAATGCGGTGCCACATGTGACCTTGAACCCGACCTTGAGCTAATCACCGCCTGTAGCGGCCCATTGGAGTATGAGTTCAAGGCTGCGTACCGGAAGTTCGCGCCAGGCTACTGGGAGCCGGTGGAGGAGAACAAGGCGTTCAAGGTGAACGTGCTCGTCAAGTCGTGGAGCAGGATAAACGTGCAGAGGGACGGGAAAACGCTCATTGAGTTCGCTAAAGAAAAAGGTGCACAAGAAAAAATAGTGAGACAGTTGAATGACAATGAAGTATCCATAGAATTTGCCCACGCGACTATAGCAGGTGACGGGGAGAGAATGGAGCACATGCTTCACTATTCCGTTGACATGGAGACCATGGACCACTCACACCGGGAGAACTATTTTGAGCCATACTGCCCGATGACGTTGTATGGCGCCGCCATCAAGTACGGCCACCGCCACGTCCTGCGTCTTCTTAAGAACGCTGACAGCGTGGCCGTGAG
The DNA window shown above is from Mya arenaria isolate MELC-2E11 chromosome 6, ASM2691426v1 and carries:
- the LOC128239286 gene encoding uncharacterized protein LOC128239286, which translates into the protein MEVLTVPASMQPRTEGTQFIIRTFPSDSLGLAPEFCRSPLCQAICERDPYRTLRYIKRGENINVTCSKTGNTLLHVIMVEASPISETQYVPIVYQLSNADVKFDVKNNDGVSPLQLAIKMHLLELMVSLIKCGATCDLEPDLELITACSGPLEYEFKAAYRKFAPGYWEPVEENKAFKVNVLVKSWSRINVQRDGKTLIEFAKEKGAQEKIVRQLNDNEVSIEFAHATIAGDGERMEHMLHYSVDMETMDHSHRENYFEPYCPMTLYGAAIKYGHRHVLRLLKNADSVAVRPGQGTRDQPLGSQSSVCTIL